The genomic window ATAAATTGTGATAACACCTTAAATGTCATTCGCGGTAGGAGGGAAAACCTTTGCAGGAACGAGAACAGATGGCAAATGGCAGAACTCAAAGCTCAAGTATGAACACATATAAATGGGAGTAAATACTAATGTATCAGGCGAATagacacataaatataaacatgcaCAAATGTATACACCCACATTCATACACATACAAAagatataacaaaaaaaaaaaaggtgtgTAAACGTGGCATAGAGACTAATCACTAAAATTAGGATAGTTGTGTAAATCAGAATTAgcaccaaaaaaaaaaaaaaaataaataaaataaaattaacttatctgtcttttttctttcttttttgctcttttttaCAAAACAAAACGCGTAATATCTTGCAAATATACACTTCTTTCCTCCCGCTGTTActataaaagaaagaagtaGACAAAACAAATAGATTACAGCAAATGCCTTTTAAAAgcgaaaaaaataagtctaagtaatacaaaaagaggaaattacatataaaatgcGTACAAATTAAGTAAATAGTTTGAGAACAAAAGAGATAGATAGAGAAATAAAGTgagagagagagagagagagaaaaaaaaaatgttatttctCAAgttacgtaaaaaaaaaatttttgcataattttaccataaataattttaaaaatttgtcaGGTGCAATCATGACATTATAAATCATGAATACACAAATTATGAAGAGTCTAtcaaattagaaaaaaaaaaaaatgtacggATCAGCAGCATGAAAAATGTTACAATGTGCACATGTAAATAATGCTGTATATAAATCCATGTACAAAAATGACCCGACTGTTCTTACACCACAGATTTGTGCAAATAAAAGAAGGGACTTCTTGACTGAAAGGATGAGCGGCTCGTACAACCCAATTACCGGTTGATATATATTCTTGTCAAGttgcatttttatttgtttatatcgtattattttatttttcccttttaacCGATAAGTCCACTGTGTTGACTAGTTATGTCCGCTCAACTGACCACTGctctaatttttcttttcacttTCAGGTGAGAAGAGGAGCTGAAAGGAAGATGTTCAAAGAGGACAATTATTCAACGGAATCTTCCACTTATCCGAGGCTACTACGagatttgtttttttattttttaaaaatatgtcttttttgaaatatattttttatccatCACCAACATCTACCATTTTGGTTAATGTTTTCATCATGTCAAAAAAAGAGACGCGCTTCCTAAACCTGTCTTTTCCCTCCCCCCCAAAAGGGGTAcacaaatgtacatataaatatatatatatatatatatataactacgtgcatacatatatataaatacgtgtgtacatatatataaatacgtgcatacatatatataaatacgtgcatacatatatatatatatatattcgtacGCGTTTTTTCCCTCCACAGAAATTCCTACAAATATGGAGACCGCCATTTGTATACTCTTCCACCTACTGCACATCACCAGCGTTTTTCTTTTCAGAAAAGAACAATCACATGAGACGGATACACGTGAAAAATCTTTTTTGACGAAACATGAAGTGGATCTATCAAAAGAAATtgcaaattattattttctaaattttcatttactgctttttcaatttcacttattttttcatcattatgataaagaaaagaagtgTTAGCAGATGGTTTTAACTTGTTTGCATAAGCGAATTGTTCTCCATAATGTGCTGCACCATGTGATGTATCATGTGCTTCTCCATATACTGCACTGCGtgtgatattttttttccccttgaacccaactttttttattccatcTGAAATATGAATATTGCTTAAAGCACAAAATTCATCAACGGcgttaatgaaaaaagaaaatttctTACATAGAGgtgtattttcttttcctctttttaattttactatttcttGATAATTTCTTCgaatatttttccattttaaaaaattaataacaacAACAAAATTCTCTTGTTCGTTTAGACAATTcataccatatatatataaacatattgtAGTAAATGTAACCTTTCTTGCTATAAAgggtataatttttttaatagtacattttctttttatgtttgcattaaatt from Plasmodium malariae genome assembly, chromosome: 13 includes these protein-coding regions:
- the PmUG01_13014200 gene encoding conserved Plasmodium protein, unknown function; translated protein: MNRDKLEKERLMQRNEKHIKNYVTDNVIKDIKCKDDDKLYLRKDEAAYENYKIREKEKINSYIRIENRRRENLCRNENRWQMAELKAQKEVDKTNRLQQMPFKSEKNKSKCNHDIINHEYTNYEESIKLEKKKNICANKRRDFLTERMSGSYNPITGEKRS